In Allorhodopirellula heiligendammensis, one DNA window encodes the following:
- a CDS encoding sulfatase family protein: MRLFWLHCIVTLVAASALLSPSARAEDKRPNILLMFTDDQPQNVMGFAGNTAVHTPHMDSLAQRGIYFDNAFVTTPICCSSRACLFTGQQMNRHGIRDFKAPLSAAAFAKTYPAMLRKSGYRTGYLGKYAIGNPALHRRELCLPANKFDDWYGFPQNIAYRQDVDGEGQYLTQVMSDKAIEFLQQSTPDQPFCLTVAFKEPHGPFNYFDPLTPNIYENAELPCSPTFTADDFESQPKFIRESLNGDNSRGFLASNERLQSHLRTFYRTVTRADQAVGEILAALKQLKLDENTVIIFTSDHGDLLGDHGLFGKWLLYEDSIRVPLIVYDPRIPEPLRSGRRDELALGIDLAPTMLALAGITPPDAMQGKDLMPVIDGSADNWRSHFYCEHTYNTDPPRAPIAESEGIRTTKWKYIRYPNTNPVFEQLFDLDTDPEERTNLAGSADASEVVAELRALCDKSGN, from the coding sequence ATGAGGCTCTTTTGGTTGCATTGCATCGTCACCCTGGTAGCGGCTAGTGCGTTGCTGTCACCGTCCGCGCGTGCGGAGGACAAGCGTCCGAACATTCTGCTCATGTTCACCGACGACCAGCCGCAAAACGTCATGGGCTTCGCAGGTAACACAGCCGTCCACACGCCTCACATGGATTCACTTGCGCAACGCGGCATCTACTTCGACAATGCGTTCGTGACCACGCCAATCTGCTGCAGCAGCCGCGCATGTCTGTTCACCGGCCAACAAATGAATCGCCATGGGATCCGAGATTTCAAGGCCCCGCTGAGCGCCGCCGCGTTTGCCAAGACGTATCCCGCGATGTTACGGAAGTCGGGATATCGCACCGGCTATCTTGGCAAATACGCTATCGGCAACCCAGCCCTGCATCGACGCGAACTCTGTCTTCCTGCCAACAAGTTCGACGATTGGTACGGATTTCCGCAAAACATCGCGTACCGGCAGGACGTAGACGGGGAAGGCCAGTATTTGACCCAGGTGATGTCAGACAAAGCGATTGAGTTTCTACAACAGTCCACGCCGGACCAGCCGTTCTGCTTGACCGTCGCATTCAAAGAGCCACACGGTCCATTCAATTATTTCGATCCCCTGACACCCAATATTTACGAAAACGCAGAACTCCCCTGCTCCCCCACGTTTACCGCTGACGATTTCGAGTCGCAACCCAAGTTCATTCGCGAGTCGTTGAATGGAGACAACAGCAGGGGCTTTCTCGCATCCAATGAACGTCTGCAGTCACACTTACGCACGTTCTACCGCACGGTAACACGAGCAGATCAGGCGGTGGGCGAAATACTCGCTGCGCTCAAACAACTGAAGCTTGACGAGAATACCGTCATTATCTTCACGTCAGACCACGGTGACTTGCTTGGCGATCACGGTTTGTTTGGGAAGTGGCTACTCTATGAAGATTCCATTCGCGTTCCCCTGATTGTCTACGATCCTCGTATTCCGGAACCGCTGCGTTCTGGACGACGGGACGAACTTGCCCTCGGCATCGATCTCGCCCCCACGATGCTGGCGTTGGCGGGCATCACGCCTCCTGACGCAATGCAAGGCAAGGATTTGATGCCGGTTATCGACGGGAGTGCCGACAATTGGCGATCTCATTTTTATTGCGAACATACCTACAACACAGACCCACCACGTGCTCCCATTGCGGAGTCCGAAGGTATCCGAACAACCAAATGGAAGTACATTCGCTATCCTAACACGAACCCTGTTTTTGAGCAGCTCTTTGACTTGGATACCGATCCAGAGGAACGCACCAACCTGGCGGGGTCGGCTGACGCATCGGAAGTTGTCGCCGAACTACGGGCGCTGTGTGATAAAAGCGGAAACTGA
- a CDS encoding adenylate/guanylate cyclase domain-containing protein: MTTDTIDLSLDANPSPSTTLSAKRDWTFFHRHGLLLVVLSPIVANLVGSVFNILYNFWQIEPLLSQLQMARFSACWQWFNLVVYPLAVLLFLIPIYQLRPIHHSLINGTNVSDEDLEASRRKVVNLPWWFLAVASMGWLSCIPVFPLALASLNEPLSINVVIHLTTSFLIASLIAVTHSFFAVELVIQQTLFPVFFQTGTPANVSGTAPMTISQRGLMWSASAVVSPVLSLVLLILVPDATQTAPIFAVVVAVVAVSFGIATSWLLGRLVASPVLELQSAALAVAKGDLTAKIETLRADEFGMLIDQFNAMIAGLAERERLQATFGRHVGREAVKQILAAQDARDVTNTPGTLGGTKQMITVMFVDVRNFTAHSANAPVDDVIAGLNLMFGEAVKIVEQHGGMINKFLGDGFMAIFGIGGNPSASERHADDAVNAGRKLLTRIEAMKGDFARVGWSEMKIGVGINTGIAMVGSIGAPERQEYTAMGDAVNVAARVEALTKRVGHDLLVTEATLHALSASDHFTALPRQEVQGKCESLRVYGLIEDSERTTEDNRSQ; encoded by the coding sequence TTGACTACTGACACCATTGACCTGAGTCTCGATGCCAATCCGTCGCCTTCCACGACGTTATCTGCGAAACGCGACTGGACGTTCTTTCACCGCCATGGGTTGTTGCTCGTTGTCCTCTCGCCGATTGTCGCCAACTTGGTCGGCAGTGTCTTTAACATCTTGTATAATTTCTGGCAAATCGAGCCGCTGCTATCTCAACTCCAGATGGCGCGTTTCTCAGCGTGTTGGCAATGGTTCAACCTCGTCGTCTACCCGTTGGCGGTGCTGCTGTTTTTGATCCCGATTTATCAGCTGCGTCCCATCCATCACAGCCTGATCAACGGCACGAACGTGAGCGATGAAGATCTGGAGGCTTCGCGACGAAAGGTAGTGAATTTGCCCTGGTGGTTCTTGGCCGTCGCATCGATGGGCTGGTTGAGCTGCATTCCCGTCTTCCCGTTGGCGCTAGCCAGTCTGAATGAGCCGCTCTCGATCAACGTAGTAATTCATCTGACGACTTCCTTCCTGATTGCTTCGCTGATCGCGGTCACCCATAGTTTCTTTGCGGTCGAACTGGTTATTCAGCAAACGTTGTTTCCGGTTTTCTTCCAGACAGGAACCCCTGCAAACGTCTCAGGCACTGCGCCGATGACAATTTCTCAGCGTGGATTGATGTGGTCGGCATCGGCTGTCGTCAGTCCAGTGCTGTCACTGGTATTGTTAATTTTAGTACCTGACGCGACTCAAACAGCTCCCATATTTGCCGTCGTCGTGGCCGTTGTCGCAGTCAGTTTTGGCATCGCGACGTCGTGGTTACTAGGTCGTTTGGTAGCGTCACCGGTGTTAGAACTGCAGAGTGCCGCCCTGGCAGTTGCCAAGGGCGACTTAACCGCGAAAATCGAAACTCTCCGAGCAGACGAGTTCGGAATGCTGATCGATCAGTTCAATGCCATGATCGCCGGGCTCGCTGAGCGGGAACGCTTGCAAGCAACATTTGGCCGGCACGTCGGCCGCGAGGCCGTCAAGCAGATCCTGGCGGCTCAGGATGCTCGTGATGTAACTAACACGCCTGGAACTCTCGGAGGCACCAAGCAAATGATCACGGTGATGTTCGTGGATGTCCGCAATTTTACCGCTCATTCAGCAAACGCACCCGTTGACGATGTAATCGCCGGATTGAACTTAATGTTCGGCGAGGCGGTGAAGATTGTCGAGCAACACGGAGGGATGATTAACAAATTTCTAGGCGATGGTTTCATGGCTATCTTTGGAATCGGTGGTAATCCTTCCGCCAGTGAGCGACATGCCGATGATGCCGTCAATGCGGGGCGTAAACTTCTCACTCGCATCGAGGCAATGAAGGGCGATTTCGCTCGCGTTGGATGGTCCGAAATGAAGATCGGAGTGGGGATCAACACGGGCATCGCGATGGTGGGCAGCATCGGCGCGCCCGAACGCCAGGAATATACTGCGATGGGCGACGCAGTGAACGTAGCGGCGCGGGTGGAAGCACTGACTAAGCGTGTCGGGCACGATTTGCTAGTTACTGAGGCGACCCTCCATGCACTCTCAGCGTCCGATCATTTCACCGCATTGCCTCGTCAAGAAGTCCAGGGTAAGTGCGAAAGCCTGCGCGTGTACGGACTGATCGAAGATAGCGAGCGGACGACTGAGGATAATCGATCACAGTGA